The window ACAGAAATATTTCACTGTGCAAAAGGGAAAGGGAAATAGCTcaaagaaagcaaacaaaggAAAAGCAGCTGAGTTTATGGCTGTACTGAAAACCATGTGTTCTCCTGCTACAGGTCCAGTGCCTCTTTAATGATTTAATGAGGGTATAAACATGAGTCCAAAGTTCACCCACATCTACTGATGCCGTGTGCTTGCTTGTTGAGAGCTGTTGTTAGTTTCTGCTGATTCATAGCTGGCTTCTAGTGACCTCTGGAGGATGTTGTGGGTAAATACTGGTAATGATGCAGCAAACAGACGTGGCAAATGTATTTTGCTTTAAGAACTGCCATGCTAGAGACATGTCCAGCATTATTGTATTAACTGTAATTGATTAAAGCTGCCTGGCTCATTGTCCcacttccttttttcccctcccatgTGACTGGGTGAAGAGCGCTCATCTGGCAGTGATAGATGCCTTGATGGCAGTGGGAGCTATGGAGACAGTGACTGCGGTGAAGACATGTGGTTCTGCTGAGCTCCTGGGAAAAGCAGCTAGCTGGGAAGATGCTCTGCTTCATTGGGTTAATGAGGTAAGGAGCAAGCCAGAGAAAAACAATGTCTGTTTTCAGGAACAgaccttttgttttctttcagagGATAGTCTTTGTTCAAAGTTTACCTGAGCATTGAGTTGTAGATGACCTAGTGACTTCAGCTTCAGAACTGATGAGCTATAATTCTCTAAACtgcagggtttaaaaaaaaaattgtttgtgtgactgtgtgaacaCTCAATACAAATTATTGACCCATGCACTGAAATGATTTTGTCTTTTTACCACGGTCTCAGTTGAACCGGAAGCTGAGAGAACGTACTGAAGGAGCCCAGAATGACTCGTCTGAGATCATTACAGAGCCCCAACCTGTTCAACCATCAGTGAGTATTGCATTAAATATCAGTGTGTTGGCACACATAATCTTGGTGGGATTATGTACTCAGGGTGggtctttgtattttttgtttgtttgtttttttttttggaaactgggTGTATACATGGGTGTAGCCAGCAAGTTTTTGCAATTTAATGACCTCAGTTTCTGTTGCAAATCAGGCAGAGTTAGGTGTAGCTTGGCACAACAGTCTGGACAGGTTTTGTAGCACTAGTCCACAATCAGTTTGAGCGTGGCTGAGCTTCCATAATCAATCACAGGTGCTCTGTTCACACCTTTTTAAAAGTAGCAGTGAAAGTGGATGAGGTCTCtaagaagcagaaaaaactTCCATCTCCACAAAGCACCTGaagtttgaaaacaaaaaattcaCACCTCAAAAATTTGATATCCATTACCAGTATGTGCTATAAATTGTAGAATGAATACAGTGGGGGAACTAATGATTTGATCcgctgctgaatttgtaagtttgctcacttataaagaaatgaacatcTCTTAATTTTAtgatagtttcattttaatggagcaAGACAGAATAGCagccaaaaatccagaaaaaaagcacattatAATTAACAACTCCCgtgccttctctgaatcatctAGATGTTCTCTGGCAAACTAAGACAGTGCAAGtgcttctcaccaagcttcttgctgatgttCTTGTAGCTCATTCCAGTCTTGTGCACATCACAATCTTGTCCCAGATGTCAGCCAGATGACAGCTCTTTTGGTCTTGCCCATAGTGGcggagaggttggaatggaacAAACTAATTCCGTGGACATGTGTGCTTTATGCACATAAcgagttgagatcaggagtatctgtaactgattgattgattgtaatcttTGCACCACATGGTCACATAGCCAATCTGTGGGAATCAGAATTCTGGCTGAATTGTCCGGGgtcaaatatttattcattcatgacatgcaaatcagtttataacttttatacagtgtgttttttatttatttttctcgggattttttttatattctctcttcattaaaatgaaactataaAAACTTGAGACTGctaatttctttctttgtaagtgagcaaacttacaaattcagcagggatcAAACAATTATTTCCTCCACTGTAGATtaattggttttttttgttgctgctgcacaTGGATGAAGAGTACAGCTATCATCgtgcaaacatttaatataggccaattaataaaaataaatttgaatcttaaaaaattttaaaacccAGTGATTTgtctcctgctctgtgtgttatttttaaacctatttgtgtatttaaaaaaacgaGTTTACATGAAAAATATCAGACTTCATCCAGTGAGAAAAATCCTTCCTGCTCCCTGAAGCCATATTAATATTTAGAAAAATCACCCTGTTGGGGAACAAAAAAAGACCTCCATATGCTAAGCTCAGATTTTTGGGGTTGCTGCCTATCCTGATTACTTTCTTGAAATGAAAAGACAATCTTCTTGAAAAAGCAATGACCACTGCGTCCTTGTTTTAATATATCAACCAATGCTTGTTAGGCTTGGCAGAGCAAGGAAAGTAGTCGCAACTGTTTCTGTTCCTTGTCTAGTTCTTCAACTCTAGGCTTAATATGTCTCCTTGTGCTCCTGTTCTCCGTTCcctgttttcctctttctttatttcctgcCCACCCCCCACCCTTTTATCTGACAGTGTCCTACTCGCTGGTACTGGAAACTTGTTCCTGTAAGTTCCCTCCTTTCCTCTGCTTCCTCCCCTtgtccctccatccctccagtGTCTTCATCAAAATTATCAGCAAATATCTGATGgtcaggtttgtttgtttttcccaaaTGTGGTGTGAAAATGCATTGTGCATCACATCCTAATAAGCATTAAAATGCACTTAACATCAAAAATGTGATTGTTTGGGGCAGTGACAATGGTTCTAAAGACGTTCTTTGTGGACACGTGTGGTGCATGAattgtggtcttttttttttttttcaagcaggCCTCTGAAACTCCCGTGTACAAGTCGTTCCTCAAGTGTGTGACAGAGTCTGTATGTGTTTATGGAGATTAACAGAAATGCCTCTAATCCACTGGCCCCTTCCCACAGTGGGCTGTTTTGTCTGTATACTATAGTTGTacctgaaacattttctctctttctgagaTTGagtctctttctttcattctgccTCCTGAGACCGTCACTTGACCCACTTTCTCctgaaaaaaaactttcttctgTCTGCTCCAGTTCAGTCACTCCCTCTGCATCTCCCATTGGTCCACTTTTGCTCTCTCCTTTTCACATAACTTTAGCATGACCTTTTATTTGCTCTCTTTGTTGCTTTTCATTCTGTAATTACCTTTGTTGTGTATCACCGTGTGTGCACACTTAGGAGCATTCACCCATGTTTGGAAAACCTTGGATAAGGGTTGATGATGATGGCATGAACTAATATTTCAAATTTATAAAATTACAGTTATAATCACAGGTctgtgtttgaattttttttttttttttttttttttttttttaaaagctccgCTACAGGAAGGATAAAATTCAGTCCAAACTAAAACCCACCTTTCCAGTAGTGAATGAAGTTAAGACCTGTCCAGTGGATGTGCTGTTAGCTGCTGTCATACATTACTATTGCCCTGGCCTGCTGAGACTTGAAGGTACCAACAAATATTGTaacagaatatttaaaaattgaaTTTAGAACTTAAGTTATTTATGACAGTTTATCTCTCTGTCAGATGTTTGCATGAAGGATTCCATGTGTGTAGCAGACAGCCTGTACAACCTGCAGTTCATCCGTGAGTTTTGTGACAGCTGTCTAAAGAGCTGCTGTCACTTGGCACTAGAGGACATGCTGTACACACCACAGGAACTTCAGGTACTTTCACAGTCCTGATCATTGGTGAACAAATGATAGATTAACACAAATACTGTGTTATCATCTTAATGCCcgattttattttctgtgattcGTTCAGATTAACTTGCTGAGCTTCCTGTCAGAACTGCTTAGCTGGTTTGAAGTACAAAGACCAGAATTTGTTCAGCCAATAGATACATTGAGTAAGTTTCACTGATTGTAATACTTTGTAAATATTGTTCAATCTTAACATTGAGACTGttttccttgtttgttttttttttaatatgttttacatagTCTGTTTGTGGGTTTTCTTCTGTTAGATGAATCTACACCAGTTACACCAAGCAGTTTGAGTGATAACAGGTACACAAAAGCTTTCTGGTATGATTTTAGTCTAAAGGCATACTATTTAGACAATGCACTCATTTGAAGTGAAATATTTGTAACTTTGCAGTACCTCGCCCTCTATATTCAAGAAGCCTTTCCTCCCCATTTCCTCTCCTGCATCAGGTAGGATGAAGACTATGCCCAGCCATCATTACATCAAGCTACATAATCATTTACAATGGATTCACCTATTTCCTTCAATCCATGTTTGTCTTTTAGTTGTTTTGTGCAGTTTGATAGTCTTGTTTCCTATTTGGgtggatatttatttggatgggtttttgaaatttttgtaaatgttttccctttcattttgtgtgttgGTTTGTGTGCATCCCTGTGTTGTTTGCATGCCTTTACATGTCTGCGTATGTCCCATTGTACTCAGGATCTTGACTCAGTCTACCTCAATGTCTCATATAGAAGGAGCTGGAAAAGACATGGAGCAAGAAACCTTTGAGGTAGGACCTTAATATTCTGAACCATTTTAAGCAttgtcttttgtttgcttttattgtgttcatgtttgtttctttgtttctttgtttttagtcGACCTTTGTCAGCAGTATCATTCAGCATTCCTTTTGGGCTGGACAGCGACGTAGACATTGTGATGGGCAACCCTGTTATAACCCGCTCTGtgagctcagatcagctgaaccCAGCTGGCCAAACTATGGCAAGGGTACCCTATACCCCTCCTGAAGACCTAAGTCATTTGCTTAGCAAGTCCCCTGGACCTAACGGTCCACAGAGAGCATCTTGGGCCACCCAGACTCCCACTATTCCTAGGTTGGCAGAGGAAAATGGCCTTGGGACAAGTGAAACAGGAGAGCTGCCCACAATTGAAGAGGCTCTTCAAATTATTCACAATGAAAGCAAAATGGAGCCTCGTTTACACCCTGATGGGGCTCCTGATGGCTTCTACCTCCACTCTCCTGATGATCCTGCTAGTTCTCGATATAACAGCAACTTAGCACCtatcagctgctctgcaccaacACGCTCAGGAATGATGTACCGGCCAACAGGAGAGTCCAGTGAACCCATACGCACCAGAAACACCTCTGAATGCTCACGCGATGATGACTCAGTTTTGAGAGATGGCAGTGTGGATTCAGATGCATCAGAAGACCTGCCTAAAGCCCATTCCACTCCATcaacacctgctgctgctgctgctgttagagGTGGTAAGGAGGGGCCTGACAGTGGTGTGAAGATGACCAGCTTTGCAGAACGGAAAAAGAGGCAGATTACTGATTCTCCAAAATCTAGTGATCTATCTTCTCCTCAGATGACCACATGGGCACAGAAGTCTGAAGAAAGCCCCATCAAAAGCCCACAGCTGAATAATGAGATGTCTGAGTTGGGGGTTCGTCTTGAAGAAAAGCGCAAAGCTATTGAAGCTCAGAAAAAACGCATTGAAGCAATTTTTGCAAAGCACAGGCAGAGACTAGGGAAGAGTGCCTTTTTGCAGTTAAAGAAAGAGCATCGTGAGGATGAAGGTGAGGGGAATGGAGAGGATGGGCAGGTGAGTACCTCATCCACTGAAGAAGACCTCTCTCGCTTGACACTGGAAGAACGGCTAGCTCGAATTGAAATGGAAGATCAACAGGAACTAGATCACCCCTCAGTGGAAGATGAGGGTACTGTTAAAAGAGGACTTGGACTCAACAAGCAGGTCATTCAGTCCAAAGAAAAGGCAGGTACACCTGGGGAGAAGTACCATGGAACACCTGCTGAGAAAATGGTAGCTCCTTTAGGGGACTATAACAATGCAGTGTCCAAGCTAACTGCAGCTCTTAGCTCCCTGCAAAGTGACATGCAGAGGCTAACTGAGCAGCAGAATCAGTTAATGAAGAATAAATCTTCATCTTCCAATAAGAAATCTTGGGTTATTCCAGCCAGCCCTAAAACCTCCACTTCAGCCCCTCCACCTGCACGCCTGTCACGAGAAACCACTCGAGATTTAAATTCTGCCTCTTCCTCTCCGTCTCCATCCCGCAAAATGGCAAACCACACCAATCCTCCAAAATCTCCTCATGTCCATCGAAGAGCCCAGTCTGTACCTCCTAAAAGCCCAAAACACAGTCGTCCCTCAGATGCCAAGGTCCCCATCTTGTCGAGGGTTCTCACCCCACCTCAAAATGTAGACCGCATCCCCCATCTACGTCGTGTAAATCCCTGGCAATCTCAAGTACAGACGTCATCCTCATTCTCCATTGGTGACTCTGGTAGTCTAGATGAGCTGCGCTCATCGGGACCAACTCCTGTGCCAACACCTACGCTTACCCCAATACCAACTCCTACCCCAACTCCAGGTCCTGCTGCAGAGGATGCCCTGTCAGAAGTAGGGTCCAATGATGGACAAAGTATATTTAGCATGGATCTTGTGGTGGGGTCCTCACATAGCCCTCTGACTAAGAAGGAAGGGTTTCTAGGGGGAGGCTATAGCTCTGGTGCCCCATCTGAATGCTCCTTTGAGAGTGATGTCCCTGCAGGGATGCTGAATGGCAAACGCAGCAGCCTGATAGAGATCTCACTGTCTGCCTTGGGAGGAGGTGGTGAGGAGGACGATGACCAATTGCCTGATGCGTTCTCTGACTCAAGTGACCGGACAGAGGCAGAGAATAAAGCAGGTCTTGGTTTCTTTTTCAAGGTTGGTGACTGACACAGATTATCACAGTATGTAGAAAATGTGCTGTTGTAAAGTGTGTACATtcatgtcttttgtttttgtttttttgtttttttttttgtctttattgctAGGATGACAAGGATCGACCGGAGGATGAGATGGCACAGCGAAGAGCAGCTTTGCTTgagaaacagcaaaagagaACAGAAGAGATGAAAAGACGCAAACTtgagcaagaaaaagaaaaggaattaAAGTGAGACCCATTTCTGTTAAAATATCTGCATTCATAACCATAATTCATCTTTTAGTTTAATCAGTTTTGTAAAGTTTGAACATCATTGATGTCAAGATTTTAAGCAGCTCATAATTGTTCTGTGTTTAATGAATTAAATTGTAACACCATAATTCTTAGTTTTCTGTTAGGAAGTGGGCCTGTAATGTCTTCCAAACTTCtaaatttcttttatattttcattaatggtgGAAGGATATCTCCATTGGTGATGGGTCTTGTTATGCTGTGTCTTATAATGTTGTTACATCCTCTCTTCACTTGTAGCAAGCCCCAGTGGATGATCATTGAAGGCTGGGGCAATAAAAGTGAGGACAGACCGCAAACCCCAGGCACCCCTCCATCTTCACAAACTCCACCAGCAGACGGGACTCCTCAGCGCAGAGGAGACTTCACTAAACAAGAGTATGAGAGGAGGCAACAGCTGAAGATCATGGAAGATTTGGACAAGGTGCTAAGACAGAAACCCACTACAGTGCGTGGCGTCAAGAAACAGAGACCCAAGACTATGTTCAGAGATGACTCTGTCCTCTCTCAGAGCCCTGTCAAAGGTTTCATGGGTAAATAGTTCTGATATTAACCACTGAAATTCAGAATGTTTGTATTCCCCTTTCCTACACTCACATGTATAATATTTCCCCGTTTCCTACGTGTAGGCACTAAACTCAACAAGGTATACTCCCACTCATCTGTGAACCTGTCCTCCATGGCTAATGACTCTGGAGGCATGACTGTCAGGAAGTCTCCCAGGTAACCTGCAAATTGATAATGgcctgattttattttagtttttttttcttaaatgcttAAAGTGGGAAGCACAGAATTTAAACTGAAACTTTACCAAAATGTAGaaaattttctgtatatagt is drawn from Archocentrus centrarchus isolate MPI-CPG fArcCen1 chromosome 8, fArcCen1, whole genome shotgun sequence and contains these coding sequences:
- the camsap3 gene encoding LOW QUALITY PROTEIN: calmodulin-regulated spectrin-associated protein 3 (The sequence of the model RefSeq protein was modified relative to this genomic sequence to represent the inferred CDS: inserted 5 bases in 4 codons; deleted 1 base in 1 codon); translation: MVDSPTMRKTFVVPDIKPLDLYDCTKSKICASVGWLLAKSYGSTENVPAELRXPFYCDQYEQEHLKPPVTRXLQSSELYCRTYSILQGGTATEAQXKDNVTLLQLLTRRGXVAKDQDTAVTDDDLRHKPIKMSAHLAVIDALMAVGAMETVTAVKTCGSAELLGKAASWEDALLHWVNELNRKLRERTEGAQNDSSEIITEPQPVQPSCPTRWYWKLVPLRYRKDKIQSKLKPTFPVVNEVKTCPVDVLLAAVIHYYCPGLLRLEDVCMKDSMCVADSLYNLQFIREFCDSCLKSCCHLALEDMLYTPQELQINLLSFLSELLSWFEVQRPEFVQPIDTLNESTPVTPSSLSDNSTSPSIFKKPFLPISSPASGSLTQSTSMSHIEGAGKTWSKKPLSRPLSAVSFSIPFGLDSDVDIVMGNPVITRSVSSDQLNPAGQTMARVPYTPPEDLSHLLSKSPGPNGPQRASWATQTPTIPRLAEENGLGTSETGELPTIEEALQIIHNESKMEPRLHPDGAPDGFYLHSPDDPASSRYNSNLAPISCSAPTRSGMMYRPTGESSEPIRTRNTSECSRDDDSVLRDGSVDSDASEDLPKAHSTPSTPAAAAAVRGGKEGPDSGVKMTSFAERKKRQITDSPKSSDLSSPQMTTWAQKSEESPIKSPQLNNEMSELGVRLEEKRKAIEAQKKRIEAIFAKHRQRLGKSAFLQLKKEHREDEGEGNGEDGQVSTSSTEEDLSRLTLEERLARIEMEDQQELDHPSVEDEGTVKRGLGLNKQVIQSKEKAGTPGEKYHGTPAEKMVAPLGDYNNAVSKLTAALSSLQSDMQRLTEQQNQLMKNKSSSSNKKSWVIPASPKTSTSAPPPARLSRETTRDLNSASSSPSPSRKMANHTNPPKSPHVHRRAQSVPPKSPKHSRPSDAKVPILSRVLTPPQNVDRIPHLRRVNPWQSQVQTSSSFSIGDSGSLDELRSSGPTPVPTPTLTPIPTPTPTPGPAAEDALSEVGSNDGQSIFSMDLVVGSSHSPLTKKEGFLGGGYSSGAPSECSFESDVPAGMLNGKRSSLIEISLSALGGGGEEDDDQLPDAFSDSSDRTEAENKAGLGFFFKDDKDRPEDEMAQRRAALLEKQQKRTEEMKRRKLEQEKEKELNKPQWMIIEGWGNKSEDRPQTPGTPPSSQTPPADGTPQRRGDFTKQEYERRQQLKIMEDLDKVLRQKPTTVRGVKKQRPKTMFRDDSVLSQSPVKGFMGTKLNKVYSHSSVNLSSMANDSGGMTVRKSPSRSHSPARSRGRSPGRIGPQNGEKDWETGSTISSPASIPEYTGPKLYKEPSFKSNKFIIHNAITRCCLAGKVNEPQKNKIVEEMEKSAANHFLILFRDSSCQFRAVYTMNPETDEMVRLTGIGPRVITLDMVESIYKYSSDRKQFTVIPSKTMSMSVDAFTIPGCFWQKRPGTPKKLGTPK